A region of Solanum dulcamara chromosome 7, daSolDulc1.2, whole genome shotgun sequence DNA encodes the following proteins:
- the LOC129895589 gene encoding zinc finger protein SHOOT GRAVITROPISM 5 translates to MEDHQKELHFLSTHTNAANSSSWPSDSSGNMILSSESIEPPSLDLQLSISVRPIKPPSDHHQGVLIRPAINHDHNHNHYTDVRFDSGYVEALKWQAAEQIRLAAIEKAYAERVRELTRREIELAQSEFARARSMWERAKEEVERAEKLKERATRRIDPTCMEVTCHSCSQKFRPH, encoded by the coding sequence ATGGAAGATCACCAGAAGGAGCTACATTTTCTTTCTACTCACACAAACGCAGCAAATTCATCGTCCTGGCCATCCGATTCTTCTGGAAACATGATCCTATCATCGGAATCAATTGAACCTCCTTCGTTGGACCTACAACTTTCAATCAGCGTACGACCAATAAAACCACCATCAGATCATCATCAAGGTGTCCTAATTCGACCAGCAATAAATCAtgatcacaatcacaatcactaCACCGATGTCCGGTTCGACTCAGGGTATGTGGAAGCTCTTAAATGGCAAGCCGCTGAGCAAATCCGGCTTGCAGCCATTGAAAAAGCGTACGCGGAACGTGTGAGGGAGCTTACTAGAAGAGAAATAGAGCTGGCTCAGTCGGAATTCGCACGTGCAAGGAGTATGTGGGAAAGAGCTAAAGAAGAAGTTGAAAGAGcagaaaagttgaaagaaagaGCAACTCGTAGGATTGATCCTACGTGCATGGAAGTTACTTGCCATTCTTGCAGTCAAAAATTTCGACCTCATTGa